In Sphingomonas phyllosphaerae, one DNA window encodes the following:
- a CDS encoding heme exporter protein CcmB: MIALFWRDVRRGYAEGGATVVIAFFLLVAVLFPFAIGPDAALLAQVGGGVIWAAALLAALLPVERLVQPDLAAGVLDQLAVRGISTAMVAAVKIAAHWCAFAPPLMLAAVIAAGLLDLSAERLLLVEAGLLLGTPGLAALAVATGALVAGLRGAGAVAGLVMLPLAVPLLIFGAGAIEGGTSGLKLLAAVSLVLVAGAPVVAGAAMRAGVE; the protein is encoded by the coding sequence GTGATCGCGCTGTTCTGGCGCGACGTGCGGCGCGGCTATGCCGAAGGCGGCGCGACCGTGGTGATCGCGTTCTTCCTGCTGGTCGCGGTGCTGTTCCCGTTCGCGATCGGGCCGGATGCGGCGTTGCTGGCGCAGGTCGGCGGCGGGGTGATCTGGGCGGCGGCGCTGCTCGCCGCGCTGTTGCCGGTCGAGCGGCTGGTGCAGCCCGATCTGGCGGCGGGGGTGCTCGACCAGTTGGCGGTGCGCGGTATCTCAACGGCGATGGTTGCGGCGGTGAAGATCGCGGCGCATTGGTGCGCGTTCGCGCCGCCATTGATGCTGGCGGCGGTGATCGCGGCGGGGTTGCTCGACCTGTCGGCGGAGCGATTGCTGCTGGTCGAGGCGGGGCTGCTGCTGGGCACGCCGGGACTCGCCGCGCTGGCGGTGGCGACCGGAGCGCTGGTCGCGGGGTTGCGCGGGGCGGGGGCGGTCGCGGGGCTGGTGATGCTGCCGCTGGCGGTGCCGCTGCTGATCTTCGGTGCGGGCGCGATCGAGGGCGGAACGAGCGGGCTGAAGCTGCTGGCGGCGGTCAGTCTCGTGCTGGTGGCCGGCGCGCCGGTGGTGGCGGGCGCGGCGATGCGGGCGGGGGTGGAGTAA